Below is a genomic region from Verrucomicrobiota bacterium.
CAAATCTATTATGTCGTTACTTGCAAACCTAGATAATGATATCAAAGATGCCATGCGAGCCAAACAAATGGATAAGCTCAATGTCCTACGCATGCTAAAATCTGCCATAAAGTATGCATCTATTGAAAAACACGGAGCAGATGCTGAGGCCTCTGATGCTGAGTTTATGCAGGTGGCACAGAAGGAAATCAAAAAACGCCATGACTCTGTGGCCGCCTATGAAAAAATCGGTAAAGCAGATGCTGCGGATAAAGAAAGAGCTGAAATTTCGATTATCAAAGGGTATTTACCTAAAGAACTACCACCTGACGAAGCAAAGTCCTTGGCCAAGTCTTGTGTAGAAGAGTTAGGAGCAAAAACAAAGGCTGATATGGGACCTGTCATGAAGTTAGCTAGGGAAAAAGCTGCTGGCCGCATCGATGGAAAGACTTTGAGCCATTTAGTGCAAGAACTCCTAAAATAGGCAGATCTTTAGGTCTCTGTTGCATGATTGAGTCTATGAAACATCTGCTACCGCGCTGTTCAAACTGAGAGTGAAATAGTATCTTGATCATCAGAACAGAACCAAGTGATGCTTTCAGACTCTGT
It encodes:
- a CDS encoding GatB/YqeY domain-containing protein, producing the protein MSLLANLDNDIKDAMRAKQMDKLNVLRMLKSAIKYASIEKHGADAEASDAEFMQVAQKEIKKRHDSVAAYEKIGKADAADKERAEISIIKGYLPKELPPDEAKSLAKSCVEELGAKTKADMGPVMKLAREKAAGRIDGKTLSHLVQELLK